Proteins encoded in a region of the Panicum hallii strain FIL2 chromosome 3, PHallii_v3.1, whole genome shotgun sequence genome:
- the LOC112887659 gene encoding uncharacterized protein LOC112887659: MIQLLFALLAAEAAVALSLLFRTPARRLALLALDRAKRGRGPVMARTVAATMLLVLASSGYSVAKMRRRAGELGQLTPTDQVLASRHLLEASLMGYSLFLGLIIDRLHHYIRELRTMKKNMEAVTKQSRTLEEAKLGGAEEIQVYQKDIASLKEQVQMLKDQSQKKTEELKTAEANSVALQKQSEGLLMEYDRLIAENGDLRNQLQSIDLRVSHSDGKKNS; this comes from the exons ATGATCCAGCTGCTGTTCGCGCTGCTGgccgcggaggcggcggtggcgctgtcGCTGCTGTTCCgcacgcccgcgcgccgcctggcGCTGCTCGCCCTCGACCGCGCCAAGCGCGGCCGCGGGCCCGTCATGGCCAGGACCGTCGCCGCCACCATGCTCCTCGTCCTCGCCTCCTCCGGGTACAGCGTCGCCAAGATGAGGCGCCGCGCGGGGGAGCTCGGGCAGCTCACGCCCACCGACCAGGTGCTCGCAAGCCGGCACCTCCTCGAGGCGTCGCTCATGG GATATTCTCTGTTTCTTGGATTAATTATTGATAGGCTACATCATTATATTAGAGAGTTGAGAACGATGAAGAAAAACATGGAGGCTGTAACAAAACAGAGCAGGACATTAGAAGAAGCAAAACTTGGAGGCGCGGAGGAGATTCAAGTATACCAGAAAGATATTGCAAGTTTGAAGGAACAAGTGCAAATGCTCAAGGATCAGTCACAAAAGAAAACAGAGGAACTAAAAACTGCGGAAGCGAATTCCGTGGCTTTACAGAAACAATCTGAAGGTTTACTTATGGAGTATGACCGTCTAATTGCAGAGAATGGGGATTTAAGGAACCAGCTGCAGTCAATTGACCTCCGCGTGTCCCATTCTGACGGGAAGAAGAATTCGTAA
- the LOC112884097 gene encoding uncharacterized protein LOC112884097 isoform X2 produces the protein MAAWPAAANSLLVAVLSCCAAARAVRTHGGGGYVSAVGDPGMRRDGLRVAWEAWNFCNEVGQEAPGMGSPRGADCFDLGRLNQIFAETSAGEDGQPAYEVVHRVTDADNSLRAGDPFPGAPASATVTDVDRYAAAKELYLGDRCQVPDSPAPWQFWMVMLKNGNLDTTAAICPENGRPARPFPQTSRFPCPGGTGCMNQPLVFHNRTALDGDVRWLRGGVFGTYELDAADPGSGDVSYYSVTWEREVGGGGWAFHHKLRTSKKYPWLMLYLRSDATRGFSGGYHYDTRGMTKIVPESPDFKVRVTLEVKQGGGPNSQFYLMDMGSCWKNDGRPCDGDTATDVTRYSEMIINPETPAWCRPSRIDQCPPWHTFRNGTRVHRTDAARFPYAAYHVYCSPGNARRAEQPTTYCDAYSNPQPQEILQLVPHPVWGEFGYPTARGQGWVGDPRAWELDVGALSLALYFYQDSGTPPAKRRWTSLDVGTEIYVSEKAEAEWTLSGFDVLVPDHCTRAQQGTSNSCW, from the exons ATGGCagcgtggccggcggcggccaactccctcctcgtcgccgttcTCTCGTGCTGCGCGGCAGCACGGGCCGTCAGgacgcacggcggcggcggctatgTGTCCGCGGTCGGGGACCCCGGCATGCGCCGCGACGGCCTCCGCGTGGCCTGGGAGGCATGGAACTTCTGCAACGAGGTCGGCCAGGAGGCCCCCGGCATGGGCAGCCCCCGCGGTGCCGACTGCTTCGATCTCG GAAGGCTAAATCAAATCTTTGCAGAGACAAGCGCCGGCGAGGACGGCCAGCCGGCGTACGAGGTGGTGCACCGGGTGACGGACGCCGACAATAGCCTCCGCGCGGGGGACCCGTTCCCGGGGGCGCCGGCGAGCGCCACCGTCACCGACGTCGACCGCTACGCGGCGGCCAAGGAGCTCTACCTCGGCGACCGGTGCCAGGTGCCCGACAGCCCGGCGCCGTGGCAGTTCTGGATGGTTATGCTCAAGAACGGCAACCTCGACACCACCGCTGCCATCTGCCCGGAGAACGGCCGCCCGGCGCGCCCGTTCCCGCAGACGTCCCGGTTCCCCTGCCCCGGGGGAACCGGGTGCATGAACCAGCCGCTGGTGTTCCACAACCGCACCGCGCTCGACGGCGACGTTCGGTGGCTGCGCGGCGGGGTGTTCGGCACGTACGAGCTCGACGCCGCGGATCCCGGCAGCGGCGACGTGTCGTACTACTCCGTCACGTGGGAGAGggaggtcggcggcggcgggtgggcgTTCCACCACAAGCTGCGGACGTCCAAGAAGTACCCGTGGCTGATGCTGTACCTGCGCTCCGACGCCACCAGAGGATTCTCCGGCGGCTACCACTACGACACCAGGGGAATGACCAAGATC GTGCCGGAGTCGCCGGACTTCAAGGTGCGCGTGACGCTGGAGGTGAAGCAGGGCGGCGGGCCCAACAGCCAGTTCTACCTGATGGACATGGGCAGCTGCTGGAAGAACGACGGGCGGCCCTGCGACGGCGACACCGCCACCGACGTGACGCGGTACAGCGAGATGATCATCAACCCGGAGACGCCGGCGTGGTGCCGGCCGTCGAGGATCGACCAGTGCCCGCCGTGGCACACGTTCCGGAACGGCACCCGCGTCCACCGCACTGACGCCGCCCGCTTCCCCTACGCCGCCTACCACGTCTACTGCTCCCCCGGGAACGCGCGGCGCGCCGAGCAGcccaccacctactgcgacgCCTACAGCAACCCGCAGCCGCAGGAGATCCTGCAGCTCGTGCCGCACCCGGTGTGGGGCGAGTTCGGCTACCCGACGGCGAGGGGGCAGGGCTGGGTCGGTGACCCCAGGGCATGGGAGCTCGACGTCGGCGCCCTGTCGCTGGCGCTCTACTTCTACCAGGACTCGGGCACGCCGCCGGCCAAGAGGCGGTGGACGTCGCTCGACGTGGGCACGGAGATATACGTCAGCGAGAAGGCCGAGGCCGAGTGGACGCTGAGCGGGTTCGACGTCCTTGTGCCGGACCACTGTACCAGGGCACAGCAAGGAACCAGCAATAGCTGCTGGTAG
- the LOC112884097 gene encoding uncharacterized protein LOC112884097 isoform X1 yields the protein MAAWPAAANSLLVAVLSCCAAARAVRTHGGGGYVSAVGDPGMRRDGLRVAWEAWNFCNEVGQEAPGMGSPRGADCFDLETSAGEDGQPAYEVVHRVTDADNSLRAGDPFPGAPASATVTDVDRYAAAKELYLGDRCQVPDSPAPWQFWMVMLKNGNLDTTAAICPENGRPARPFPQTSRFPCPGGTGCMNQPLVFHNRTALDGDVRWLRGGVFGTYELDAADPGSGDVSYYSVTWEREVGGGGWAFHHKLRTSKKYPWLMLYLRSDATRGFSGGYHYDTRGMTKIVPESPDFKVRVTLEVKQGGGPNSQFYLMDMGSCWKNDGRPCDGDTATDVTRYSEMIINPETPAWCRPSRIDQCPPWHTFRNGTRVHRTDAARFPYAAYHVYCSPGNARRAEQPTTYCDAYSNPQPQEILQLVPHPVWGEFGYPTARGQGWVGDPRAWELDVGALSLALYFYQDSGTPPAKRRWTSLDVGTEIYVSEKAEAEWTLSGFDVLVPDHCTRAQQGTSNSCW from the exons ATGGCagcgtggccggcggcggccaactccctcctcgtcgccgttcTCTCGTGCTGCGCGGCAGCACGGGCCGTCAGgacgcacggcggcggcggctatgTGTCCGCGGTCGGGGACCCCGGCATGCGCCGCGACGGCCTCCGCGTGGCCTGGGAGGCATGGAACTTCTGCAACGAGGTCGGCCAGGAGGCCCCCGGCATGGGCAGCCCCCGCGGTGCCGACTGCTTCGATCTCG AGACAAGCGCCGGCGAGGACGGCCAGCCGGCGTACGAGGTGGTGCACCGGGTGACGGACGCCGACAATAGCCTCCGCGCGGGGGACCCGTTCCCGGGGGCGCCGGCGAGCGCCACCGTCACCGACGTCGACCGCTACGCGGCGGCCAAGGAGCTCTACCTCGGCGACCGGTGCCAGGTGCCCGACAGCCCGGCGCCGTGGCAGTTCTGGATGGTTATGCTCAAGAACGGCAACCTCGACACCACCGCTGCCATCTGCCCGGAGAACGGCCGCCCGGCGCGCCCGTTCCCGCAGACGTCCCGGTTCCCCTGCCCCGGGGGAACCGGGTGCATGAACCAGCCGCTGGTGTTCCACAACCGCACCGCGCTCGACGGCGACGTTCGGTGGCTGCGCGGCGGGGTGTTCGGCACGTACGAGCTCGACGCCGCGGATCCCGGCAGCGGCGACGTGTCGTACTACTCCGTCACGTGGGAGAGggaggtcggcggcggcgggtgggcgTTCCACCACAAGCTGCGGACGTCCAAGAAGTACCCGTGGCTGATGCTGTACCTGCGCTCCGACGCCACCAGAGGATTCTCCGGCGGCTACCACTACGACACCAGGGGAATGACCAAGATC GTGCCGGAGTCGCCGGACTTCAAGGTGCGCGTGACGCTGGAGGTGAAGCAGGGCGGCGGGCCCAACAGCCAGTTCTACCTGATGGACATGGGCAGCTGCTGGAAGAACGACGGGCGGCCCTGCGACGGCGACACCGCCACCGACGTGACGCGGTACAGCGAGATGATCATCAACCCGGAGACGCCGGCGTGGTGCCGGCCGTCGAGGATCGACCAGTGCCCGCCGTGGCACACGTTCCGGAACGGCACCCGCGTCCACCGCACTGACGCCGCCCGCTTCCCCTACGCCGCCTACCACGTCTACTGCTCCCCCGGGAACGCGCGGCGCGCCGAGCAGcccaccacctactgcgacgCCTACAGCAACCCGCAGCCGCAGGAGATCCTGCAGCTCGTGCCGCACCCGGTGTGGGGCGAGTTCGGCTACCCGACGGCGAGGGGGCAGGGCTGGGTCGGTGACCCCAGGGCATGGGAGCTCGACGTCGGCGCCCTGTCGCTGGCGCTCTACTTCTACCAGGACTCGGGCACGCCGCCGGCCAAGAGGCGGTGGACGTCGCTCGACGTGGGCACGGAGATATACGTCAGCGAGAAGGCCGAGGCCGAGTGGACGCTGAGCGGGTTCGACGTCCTTGTGCCGGACCACTGTACCAGGGCACAGCAAGGAACCAGCAATAGCTGCTGGTAG